From the Ruania alkalisoli genome, one window contains:
- a CDS encoding hemolysin family protein, with translation MENPLVVALVTIAIIAFSALFVIVEFSLLGARRHRLEEAAVTSRSARAALRSVNELTIMLAGAQLGITACTFALGAVTKPAVHHWLTPLFEAWGMPAWTADTVAFALSLLVVTFLHLVVGEMAPKSWAIAHPEGSATAIAIPTRAFVWVFRPLLMWINAIANRLVSAAGVTPVNQAAVGGQDAATIRHLVEHSADVGAIEPSFRSQISSAIELESLEVQALLKPGAIPTGVPPEATVADVREASVRTGHLRVLVYDGDAGTPRVVHVRDTLLDPQDRPAAELAREPLTLATTTPVHEALARMRSTSEQLAVVMEGDRFAGVVTITDILHRVLPGGTESAPAPA, from the coding sequence ATGGAGAATCCCCTCGTCGTTGCCCTGGTCACGATCGCGATCATTGCCTTCAGCGCCCTGTTCGTGATCGTCGAGTTCTCACTTCTGGGTGCACGCCGCCACCGGCTGGAAGAGGCCGCGGTCACGAGCCGTTCCGCCCGAGCGGCACTCCGGTCGGTGAACGAGCTGACCATCATGCTCGCCGGCGCCCAGCTGGGGATCACTGCCTGCACGTTCGCCCTGGGTGCCGTCACCAAACCCGCAGTCCACCATTGGCTGACCCCGCTGTTCGAGGCGTGGGGCATGCCGGCCTGGACGGCGGATACGGTCGCCTTCGCGTTGTCCCTGCTGGTCGTGACGTTCCTGCACCTCGTGGTGGGCGAGATGGCACCGAAGTCCTGGGCCATTGCACACCCGGAAGGTTCCGCCACGGCGATCGCCATCCCGACCCGTGCCTTCGTGTGGGTGTTCCGCCCGCTGCTGATGTGGATCAACGCGATCGCCAACCGCCTCGTCTCGGCGGCGGGTGTGACACCGGTGAACCAGGCCGCAGTGGGTGGGCAGGACGCCGCCACGATCCGCCACCTGGTCGAGCACTCCGCAGATGTGGGAGCCATCGAGCCCTCCTTCCGCAGCCAGATCTCCAGTGCGATCGAACTCGAGTCGCTGGAGGTGCAGGCACTCCTCAAGCCCGGCGCTATCCCCACGGGGGTCCCACCCGAAGCAACCGTGGCGGACGTGCGCGAGGCCTCGGTGCGTACCGGGCACCTGCGCGTCCTCGTCTACGACGGAGACGCGGGCACGCCCCGGGTGGTGCACGTGCGGGACACGCTGCTCGATCCTCAGGACAGGCCCGCCGCTGAGTTGGCCCGGGAACCACTCACCCTGGCCACCACAACCCCCGTACACGAGGCGCTGGCGCGGATGCGCAGCACCAGCGAGCAGTTGGCAGTGGTGATGGAGGGCGACCGCTTCGCGGGCGTGGTTACCATCACCGACATCCTTCATCGGGTACTCCCCGGCGGTACGGAGTCGGCTCCCGCACCTGCCTGA
- a CDS encoding AbrB/MazE/SpoVT family DNA-binding domain-containing protein, translating to MPSATVTSKGQITIPASVRASLHLAAGDRVEFIELPDGNYEFVPATRPVRSLKGFFGQPKRVVTLEEMDAAIARSASQSAGTP from the coding sequence ATGCCGAGCGCAACCGTGACGTCCAAAGGTCAGATCACCATCCCCGCATCCGTCCGGGCTTCACTCCACCTCGCCGCCGGCGATCGCGTGGAGTTCATCGAGCTACCCGACGGCAACTACGAGTTCGTCCCGGCAACCCGACCCGTCCGCTCTCTCAAGGGCTTCTTCGGGCAGCCGAAGCGGGTCGTGACCCTGGAGGAGATGGACGCTGCTATCGCGAGATCCGCCTCACAATCGGCCGGCACTCCATGA
- a CDS encoding PIN domain-containing protein — protein sequence MIGIDTNVLVRYVVRDDESQTALADELIDRLTSERRGFISLIVLMETWWVLSSAYTFPAARRVAFVEALLSSEELMVEAADTVRKALSPVRAGADLADAVITQVGAENGCEATMTFDRRAAQRAGMQILGRAPR from the coding sequence ATGATCGGTATCGATACCAACGTTCTGGTGCGCTACGTCGTCCGGGACGACGAGTCCCAGACTGCGCTGGCCGACGAACTTATCGATCGCCTGACGTCGGAGCGCAGGGGCTTCATCTCCCTGATCGTCCTGATGGAGACATGGTGGGTCCTCAGCTCCGCGTACACCTTCCCAGCGGCTCGCCGCGTCGCGTTCGTCGAAGCCCTGCTCAGCTCAGAGGAACTGATGGTTGAGGCTGCGGACACCGTGCGCAAGGCCCTCTCGCCGGTGCGCGCTGGTGCAGACCTGGCCGACGCTGTGATCACCCAGGTCGGGGCCGAGAACGGATGTGAAGCGACGATGACCTTCGACCGCCGCGCCGCTCAGCGGGCGGGTATGCAGATCCTCGGGCGCGCACCTCGATAG
- a CDS encoding ArsR/SmtB family transcription factor, producing the protein MDVFEALGAPHRRAIVELLGDGESTAGQIASHFSISRPAISQHLGVLVDAGVLHVRAAGRERRYSLRTESLAEVENWLESQRVRWACVLDRLSEAMDSGEGER; encoded by the coding sequence ATGGACGTCTTCGAGGCACTGGGGGCACCGCACCGGCGAGCGATCGTCGAACTGCTCGGCGACGGGGAGAGCACCGCGGGGCAGATCGCCTCGCACTTCTCGATCTCACGCCCGGCGATCTCCCAGCACCTGGGCGTGCTGGTGGATGCGGGCGTACTGCACGTCCGGGCGGCAGGGCGTGAGCGCAGGTACAGCCTGCGCACGGAGTCCCTGGCCGAAGTCGAGAACTGGCTCGAGTCCCAGCGGGTGCGATGGGCATGCGTGCTCGACCGGCTCTCGGAGGCGATGGACTCAGGCGAAGGAGAACGATGA
- a CDS encoding SRPBCC family protein, whose amino-acid sequence MTSNDSARGTLGIGEDGTFRIHFERHLPYRPDRVWAWLTEPDLLQQWLPGCRIEPEVGSAVRYDFGEEGSATGTVTTVEPPTADGAGRLIHGWVWEGVPESEVVWELVPTDGGTLLTLTHREVLPEPAAEFAVGWHVMLDALTLAADGSPEPVESAWANLEQVAAYYAS is encoded by the coding sequence ATGACAAGCAACGACAGCGCACGCGGCACCCTCGGCATCGGCGAGGACGGCACGTTCCGCATCCACTTCGAACGCCACCTTCCGTACCGCCCGGATCGGGTCTGGGCCTGGCTCACCGAACCCGACCTGCTGCAGCAGTGGCTACCCGGGTGCCGGATCGAACCAGAGGTGGGCTCCGCCGTCCGCTATGACTTCGGGGAGGAAGGCAGCGCCACGGGAACGGTGACCACGGTCGAACCTCCCACTGCCGATGGAGCAGGGCGCCTGATTCACGGCTGGGTCTGGGAAGGAGTCCCGGAGTCGGAGGTCGTGTGGGAGCTCGTGCCCACCGACGGAGGAACACTGCTGACCCTCACCCATCGCGAGGTACTGCCCGAGCCCGCGGCGGAGTTCGCCGTCGGCTGGCACGTGATGCTCGACGCACTGACGCTCGCGGCGGACGGCAGCCCTGAACCAGTCGAGAGCGCCTGGGCAAATCTGGAGCAGGTGGCCGCCTACTACGCGTCGTGA
- a CDS encoding NAD(P)-dependent alcohol dehydrogenase, translating into MTAATMRASLLLAPEDLQIRDVPRPEPRPGDVLVRIEQVGLCGSDVHFFQHGRVGSLVVTDPLILGHEAAGVISAVGAGVATERLGERVAIEPQRHCRECSFCLDGRYNLCEQMEFASAPPVHGAFAEYMAVPAIFAHPIPEAMTFEQAALAEPLSVGLAAVRKVPVTENRVLVAGGGPIGVLTAAAAQAHGAREVVLTDPIPARRELAMKLGASYAVGPNELPDHVGRGFEVFIDTSGAPPAIDAGLHALRPGAGAVLLGMGHDRIDLDLFRVQSYELHLHGLFRYARTWPSAIDLIARGVVDVQPLISDRTGLAGLPEAMRRNGDPDVMKILVNPRRHDA; encoded by the coding sequence ATGACCGCCGCGACGATGCGCGCCAGCCTGCTGCTGGCACCTGAAGACCTGCAGATCCGTGACGTCCCGCGCCCTGAGCCGCGGCCTGGGGATGTGCTCGTGCGTATCGAGCAGGTGGGCCTGTGTGGTTCCGATGTGCACTTCTTCCAGCACGGCCGGGTGGGCTCACTCGTGGTCACTGACCCATTGATCCTCGGCCACGAGGCCGCCGGGGTGATCAGCGCCGTCGGGGCGGGTGTGGCGACCGAACGCCTGGGGGAGCGGGTGGCGATCGAGCCGCAACGACACTGCCGGGAGTGCTCGTTCTGCCTGGACGGGCGGTACAACCTGTGCGAGCAGATGGAGTTCGCTTCCGCTCCGCCGGTGCACGGTGCGTTCGCCGAGTACATGGCCGTGCCGGCGATATTCGCTCACCCGATCCCGGAGGCGATGACGTTCGAGCAGGCTGCCTTGGCCGAGCCGCTGTCAGTCGGGCTGGCGGCGGTCCGCAAGGTACCGGTCACCGAGAATCGCGTCTTGGTCGCCGGGGGAGGGCCGATCGGCGTCTTGACGGCGGCCGCCGCCCAGGCGCACGGCGCACGCGAGGTGGTGCTCACCGACCCGATCCCGGCCCGACGGGAACTGGCGATGAAGCTCGGGGCGAGCTACGCCGTCGGGCCGAATGAACTTCCCGACCACGTGGGGCGAGGCTTCGAGGTGTTCATCGACACCTCCGGTGCGCCGCCGGCGATCGACGCCGGACTGCACGCGCTGCGGCCGGGCGCGGGTGCGGTGCTGCTGGGCATGGGGCATGACCGTATCGACCTGGACCTGTTCCGCGTGCAGTCCTACGAACTGCACCTGCATGGGCTCTTCCGCTACGCCCGCACCTGGCCCAGCGCGATCGATCTCATCGCGCGCGGAGTGGTGGACGTACAGCCGCTGATATCCGACCGCACCGGTCTGGCCGGGCTACCCGAGGCGATGCGCCGCAACGGCGATCCCGACGTGATGAAGATCCTGGTGAACCCCCGGCGTCACGACGCGTAG
- a CDS encoding cation:proton antiporter family protein: protein MPDLVLTLLAATVLGVAAHLVRVPPLVGFLAAGFLLGGMQVEPFPGLPELADLGVTLLLFTIGLKFDVRTILRPEAYGTGLIHMVFSVLIGAGTLGLLAVVGAVQAGSWQTLALIGFALSFSSTVLCVKVLEERSDDGSFYGQTAIAILVIQDLAAVIFITATNDEPPSLWALALVLLIPAAWLLRRILEHVGRGELLILFGIVLALGPGYYLFEAVGIKGDLGALVVGLLLASHPRAIDLSKALFSIKELFLVGFFLTIGMGAGPSWSDLAVAVVLCILLVPITIAMFAVLARMFGLRNRTAMRVGLVLGNFSEFSIIVTAVGVSSGILTDRWLTIVALAVAVSMVVSSLLNGRGAHLAGRIATRMPAQDPTRLRLADRPINTDGYHAVVLGMGRVGRSTYARLQENADLRVLGVDNDHSVVTRLREQGYDIVEGDATDLEFWQRICSGGFVQTVVLAMPIHDSNTFALDQVRAAGFNGKLAAVAQYPEQVEHLREEGVEAVFNVYAGAGVALADQVVPPRES from the coding sequence ATGCCCGACCTCGTCCTGACTCTTCTCGCCGCCACTGTGCTGGGCGTGGCCGCGCATCTGGTGCGAGTGCCTCCGTTGGTGGGGTTCCTGGCGGCAGGCTTCCTGCTCGGCGGGATGCAGGTCGAGCCCTTCCCGGGTTTGCCGGAGTTGGCTGATCTGGGCGTGACGTTGCTGCTGTTCACCATCGGGCTGAAGTTCGATGTGCGCACGATTCTGCGCCCGGAGGCCTACGGTACGGGCCTGATCCACATGGTTTTCAGCGTCCTGATCGGTGCGGGAACGCTGGGGCTGCTCGCCGTGGTGGGTGCCGTGCAAGCCGGGAGCTGGCAGACTCTTGCGCTGATCGGGTTCGCACTTTCCTTCTCCTCCACCGTGCTGTGCGTGAAGGTCCTGGAGGAGCGCTCCGACGACGGATCGTTCTACGGGCAGACCGCGATCGCGATCCTCGTCATCCAGGATCTCGCAGCGGTCATCTTCATCACCGCCACCAATGACGAGCCGCCGAGCCTGTGGGCGCTGGCCCTCGTGCTCCTGATCCCGGCTGCGTGGCTGCTACGCCGGATCCTTGAGCACGTCGGCCGCGGTGAGCTGCTGATCCTGTTCGGGATCGTCCTGGCCCTCGGGCCGGGCTACTACCTGTTCGAGGCTGTCGGCATCAAGGGTGATCTGGGCGCCCTGGTCGTCGGGCTATTGCTCGCGAGCCACCCGCGCGCCATCGACCTGTCGAAGGCGTTGTTCAGCATCAAGGAGCTGTTCCTCGTCGGCTTCTTCCTCACGATCGGCATGGGGGCAGGGCCCTCGTGGTCCGATCTGGCCGTGGCAGTGGTGCTGTGCATCCTGCTCGTCCCGATCACGATCGCCATGTTCGCCGTTCTCGCCCGCATGTTCGGGCTGCGCAACCGCACGGCCATGAGGGTGGGGCTCGTCCTCGGTAACTTCTCGGAGTTCTCCATCATCGTGACCGCGGTGGGCGTCAGCAGCGGCATACTCACCGACCGCTGGCTGACGATCGTGGCGCTCGCCGTCGCCGTGAGCATGGTGGTCTCCTCGCTGCTCAACGGCCGCGGCGCACATCTGGCGGGCCGGATCGCCACCCGGATGCCCGCGCAGGACCCCACCCGGCTCAGGCTTGCTGACCGGCCGATCAACACCGACGGCTACCACGCCGTGGTCCTCGGGATGGGGCGTGTAGGGCGCTCCACGTACGCGCGCCTGCAAGAGAATGCCGATCTGCGGGTGCTCGGCGTCGACAACGATCACAGCGTCGTCACCCGTCTGCGCGAGCAGGGCTACGACATCGTCGAAGGTGACGCCACGGACCTGGAGTTCTGGCAGCGCATCTGCTCCGGTGGATTCGTCCAGACCGTGGTCCTGGCGATGCCGATCCATGATTCGAATACCTTCGCACTCGACCAGGTGCGGGCCGCCGGCTTCAACGGCAAGCTGGCCGCCGTTGCCCAGTACCCGGAGCAGGTGGAGCACCTGCGGGAGGAAGGTGTGGAGGCCGTGTTCAACGTTTACGCCGGCGCGGGTGTGGCACTCGCCGATCAGGTGGTCCCGCCTCGGGAATCCTGA
- a CDS encoding TetR/AcrR family transcriptional regulator: MNKTRGRPRAGSDDGRDRLLEAARELFSAHGYNGATVRMIAGRAGCDPALVSYHFGSKKLLFARAMALSLGPSSVLEEAIDGDPEGVPERLAALVIRAWETPEVQGTLTQLVATGMQHPEVLHAFREYLEREIVGPLVEYFGGSAAARERATATITIIIGLIFGRYVIGVEPLRSERPDRLLALLTPSLEAISPPGQRTRRRPVNRSVGGRGT; this comes from the coding sequence ATGAATAAAACTCGAGGTCGCCCCCGAGCCGGTTCCGACGATGGCCGTGACCGGCTCCTGGAAGCCGCCCGTGAGCTCTTCTCAGCGCACGGCTACAACGGTGCAACGGTGCGGATGATCGCGGGCCGAGCAGGCTGTGATCCAGCATTGGTCTCCTACCACTTCGGATCGAAGAAGCTGCTGTTCGCTCGCGCGATGGCCCTCTCGCTTGGCCCGTCCTCGGTACTGGAGGAGGCGATCGACGGTGACCCGGAGGGTGTGCCGGAGCGGCTTGCCGCCCTCGTCATCCGGGCATGGGAAACGCCTGAGGTGCAAGGGACGCTGACTCAGCTGGTGGCTACCGGCATGCAGCATCCGGAAGTACTGCATGCCTTCCGGGAGTACCTCGAACGAGAGATCGTCGGACCGCTCGTTGAATATTTTGGCGGGAGTGCCGCGGCGCGTGAGCGAGCCACAGCGACGATCACGATCATCATCGGCCTGATCTTCGGCCGCTACGTGATCGGCGTCGAGCCGCTTCGGTCGGAGCGCCCCGATCGGCTCCTGGCCCTCCTGACTCCGAGCTTGGAGGCCATCTCGCCACCTGGTCAGCGCACCCGGCGCAGACCCGTGAACCGATCTGTGGGCGGGCGAGGCACGTGA
- a CDS encoding ABC transporter ATP-binding protein: protein MNQPQVAVDATEVTVEFSRGRKREPFRALDRVDLDVRPSEVSCLLGPNGSGKTTLMNVLTGLVTPTSGRVRVLDLDPATQRRDLLRRIALVPQETSLYPELTARENLTFHARYYGMSAREQRTRIDEALELVQLGALADDRAGTFSGGMQRRLALGKALMMRPELLLLDEPTLGVDVQSREAIWNRIEDVAREGRAVLLTTNYMEEAQRLGDQITIIDRGVNVVRGNLNELTSQVPEVERVEVPPVSLQDVFLHFTGRGLRN from the coding sequence GTGAATCAGCCGCAGGTGGCAGTGGACGCGACGGAGGTGACAGTCGAGTTCTCTCGTGGACGCAAGCGGGAGCCCTTCCGGGCCCTGGACCGTGTCGACCTGGACGTTCGCCCGAGTGAGGTGAGCTGTCTCCTGGGTCCGAACGGGTCCGGGAAGACGACGCTGATGAATGTGCTCACCGGCTTGGTCACCCCGACCTCTGGACGTGTTCGGGTGCTGGATCTGGATCCGGCAACCCAACGCCGGGACCTGCTGCGCCGGATCGCCCTCGTGCCCCAGGAGACCTCGCTGTACCCCGAGCTCACGGCCCGCGAGAACCTCACGTTTCACGCCCGCTACTACGGGATGTCGGCCCGCGAACAACGCACCCGCATCGACGAAGCACTCGAGCTTGTGCAGCTCGGCGCGCTTGCCGATGATCGCGCCGGCACGTTCTCGGGTGGCATGCAGCGCAGACTCGCACTGGGCAAGGCACTGATGATGCGGCCTGAACTGCTCCTGCTGGACGAACCCACGCTCGGTGTCGACGTCCAGTCACGCGAAGCGATCTGGAATCGGATCGAGGACGTCGCACGGGAAGGCCGCGCCGTGCTGCTGACCACGAACTACATGGAGGAGGCGCAACGGCTCGGTGATCAGATCACGATCATCGATCGAGGCGTGAACGTCGTTCGGGGCAACCTGAACGAACTCACCTCCCAAGTTCCGGAGGTCGAACGCGTCGAGGTACCGCCGGTCAGTCTGCAGGACGTCTTCCTGCACTTCACCGGCCGCGGACTACGGAACTGA